The Candidatus Paceibacterota bacterium genome contains the following window.
TTCTTCATGTTTATTTTTCAAAAATTAAACCGTAATGATAATTATCTGTTGGAAATTCTTTTTTAAGAACAAGCCCCTGTTCTTTAAATAAATTTATTGCTTCATCTTTCTTTATTTTTTTTCCTTCGGGACCGAAAGGAATCCCCGGAATCCATTCTAAAAAAACTACCATCCCATTTTTCTTAAGTACTCTCTTTACCTCCTCAATTACAGCTTTATCGTCTTCTGTTTGGAATAAAAGATTTGCTATAAAAATTATATCACAAAAACCCTCTTTAAGACCAGACCCTCCTTTATTCTCAAGATTACCTCTTATTGTTTTAACATTTTCAAAACCTTCTGATTTTGCCTTAGATTCAACTACCTCAAGGGATTCTTTCAAAACGTCTATGGCAAAAACCTCTCCGTCCTTACCCACTTTCCTTGCTAATAAAATTGAAAAATATCCAGCCCCGCTTCCAAAATCAGCAACTTTCATTCCTTCTTTTATAATATCAATATTTTCAATAATTTCTTGGGGATTTAAAAATCCTCCTGTCCCTTGCGAATTAGCTTGAAAACTCATAATTTAATTAATTATAGTAATGTTATTTTAAAAAACAATACCTGAGACAACCTTATCTCCGCTTTTTAATTTTATTACTTTTACGCCCTGAGAGGCTCTCCCAAGCACTGAGACGCTTTTAATTTTTGTTCTTATGGTTTGTCCCTTCTCAGAAATAATAACTAACTCCTCTTCATTTTTTATTAAAAATATCTTAGTCAATCCCCCGGTCTTTTTAGTAATTTTCATCCCTATAATTCCCTTTCCTCCTCGTCCTTGTAATCTGAACTTTGTAATATCTGTCATTTTGGCAAAGCCATTTTTACTTAAAGTCAATAAATATAAATTTTCTTTTTTCTCCCTACTAGACGAAATTATCTCCATACCTACAATTTTGCTATTACTCTCTCTTTTCGCTCTCATACCAATAACTCCTATAGCGTTTCTTCCCATTGATCTTACGTCTTTTTCTCTAAATCTTATAACACTACCATTTGAATTTCCAATTAAAACTTCGTCTTTGTCGTTCATCCCTTTTACAAAGACAAGATTATTGCCAGAAGAAAGTTTAATTGCTCTTAGACCAGACCTTCTTACAACTTCAAAATCTTTACTTTCTGTTTTTTTAATAGTGCCGTTTTCTGTAGCCATTACCAAATATTTTGTTTTCTGCTTTCCAAAATTTACCATAGATGTTACTATCTCGCCAGGAGAAAGCTCAAGAAAATTTAAAATTCCTTTACCAAAGCCTTGACGGTCTGAAGCAGGTATTTCGTATGCTGGAATTTTAAAAACCTTACCAAGGTTTGTAAAAAACAAAACCTGATCATGACTGCTTAGAAATAAAAACTGGCTAACTTTATCTTCTTCGCGAAGCGCAAGCCCCAAAACACCTCTACCCCCTCTTTTTTGTGCTTTAAAGGCAGATGGCAATATTCTTTTTACATAACCATTTTCTGTTAAAACCAAAATATTGTCTTCCTCTGGAATTAAATCTTCTTCTTTAAACTCTCCAGCTTTTTGGACAATCAACTCCGTTCTTCTTTCGTCTCCATATTTTTCTTTAATCTCTTCTAATTCTTTCCCTACAACTTTTTCAATTCCTCTTTTTTTGCTTAAGATTGCTTTTAGCTCTTCCGCCAATTTCTTTTTTTCATCAAGTTCGTTTTTTATTTTTTCTCTCTCAAGACGAGCTAACGCCTGTAATTTCGTTTCTAAAATAACATCGGATTGAATCTCGGAAAATTTAAACTTAGAAATTAAATTCTTCTTTGCATTATCTCTGTCTTTTGACTTTTTAATTGTGCTGATTATATCATCAATGTATAAAAGTGCTTTTTTAAGACCTATCAGAATATGAATTCTTTCTTTTGTCTTCTTAAGATTATATTCAGTTCTTCTTCTTACAACCTCTTTTCTATGTAAGAGAAAATCTTCCATTAGTTCTTTTAAGGAAAGTGTTTTGGGCTGAAGTCCCTCTTCAAGAGCAACCATGTTTAGATGAAATGTCCCTTCAAGAGAAGTCCATTTAAATAACTGGTTTAAGATTTTCTTTGGTTGCGCATCTTTCTTAAGCTCAACCACTATTCTCATTCCTTCTTTATCAGATTCGTCTCGTATGTTTTTGATACCATTAATTTTTTTGTCTTTTACTAAATTTGCCATCTCTCCAAGTAAAGAAGATTTTTGGATATTATATGGAATTTCCGTAATTACAATTAAAAAAAGATCCTTTTTTGCTTCAACAACCTCTGCTTTGCCACGAACCAAAATTGGACCTTTGCCAACTTCATATGCACTAATAATCCCTTTTTTGTCAAAAATTTGGCCACCTGTCGGAAAATCAGGCCCTTTAATAAATTTAAAAAGGTCTTCGGTCTTGGCGCTCTCTTCGTTTTCTAAAAGATAAATAAGAGCATCACAAACTTCTCTAAGATTATGTGGTGGAATTTTTGTCGCCATTCCAACAGCAATACCAAGAGAACCATTCAATAAAAGCTGTGGGAGAGGTGAGGGTAAAACAATTGGTTCTTTCCTTGCACCATCATAATTAGGACCAAAATCCACAGTATTTTTTTCAATATCAGCTAACATTTCTTCTCCTATTTTTGCCATTCTACATTCTGTATAACGCATAGCTGCAGGACTATCGCCATCAATGCTTCCCCAATTCCCCTGACCATCAACTAAAGGGTAACGCAAAGAAAAATCCTGAGCCATTCTAGCAAGTGAATCATAAACTGCGGTATCACCATGAGGATGATATCTTCCAAGAACTGCACCAACAACATTTGCAGATTTTCTGAATTTTGCATTATGACGAAGACCATCTTCCCACATGGCATATAATATTTTTCTGTGCACTGGTTTTAAACCATCTCTTACATCAGGAAGAGCTCTTGCAACAATAACAGACATTGCATAATCAAGATAAGATTCTTTAATTTCTTCTGTAATTTCTCTTTTTTCGATAGACATAAATGTAATAAAAAATTATTCTAACTCATCTGTAACCCCCTTAAAATCTTTAATATTTCTATTAAAGGTATCTCGTAAATTTTTCAATCTATCTTTTGCGTCTTTAATTCCTTCTGTGTTTATTTCTGGCCCCCTAAAACTTCCAAAATTTATCCTTGAAATATTATATTTTATAGTTAAAAACCATAATAGAACTAAAAAAATTGCTACGATAATGATAGAAGTGAATAAAATTTTTTTCTTTTCTTTCTCTGATTTTTCTTTTATCTTTTTTAGAAAAGACATGTTTTTACGTTTTCTCCATTATCAAAATTTCTGTTCCTTCTTTTCTGT
Protein-coding sequences here:
- the gyrA gene encoding DNA gyrase subunit A, whose product is MSIEKREITEEIKESYLDYAMSVIVARALPDVRDGLKPVHRKILYAMWEDGLRHNAKFRKSANVVGAVLGRYHPHGDTAVYDSLARMAQDFSLRYPLVDGQGNWGSIDGDSPAAMRYTECRMAKIGEEMLADIEKNTVDFGPNYDGARKEPIVLPSPLPQLLLNGSLGIAVGMATKIPPHNLREVCDALIYLLENEESAKTEDLFKFIKGPDFPTGGQIFDKKGIISAYEVGKGPILVRGKAEVVEAKKDLFLIVITEIPYNIQKSSLLGEMANLVKDKKINGIKNIRDESDKEGMRIVVELKKDAQPKKILNQLFKWTSLEGTFHLNMVALEEGLQPKTLSLKELMEDFLLHRKEVVRRRTEYNLKKTKERIHILIGLKKALLYIDDIISTIKKSKDRDNAKKNLISKFKFSEIQSDVILETKLQALARLEREKIKNELDEKKKLAEELKAILSKKRGIEKVVGKELEEIKEKYGDERRTELIVQKAGEFKEEDLIPEEDNILVLTENGYVKRILPSAFKAQKRGGRGVLGLALREEDKVSQFLFLSSHDQVLFFTNLGKVFKIPAYEIPASDRQGFGKGILNFLELSPGEIVTSMVNFGKQKTKYLVMATENGTIKKTESKDFEVVRRSGLRAIKLSSGNNLVFVKGMNDKDEVLIGNSNGSVIRFREKDVRSMGRNAIGVIGMRAKRESNSKIVGMEIISSSREKKENLYLLTLSKNGFAKMTDITKFRLQGRGGKGIIGMKITKKTGGLTKIFLIKNEEELVIISEKGQTIRTKIKSVSVLGRASQGVKVIKLKSGDKVVSGIVF
- a CDS encoding methyltransferase domain-containing protein; the encoded protein is MSFQANSQGTGGFLNPQEIIENIDIIKEGMKVADFGSGAGYFSILLARKVGKDGEVFAIDVLKESLEVVESKAKSEGFENVKTIRGNLENKGGSGLKEGFCDIIFIANLLFQTEDDKAVIEEVKRVLKKNGMVVFLEWIPGIPFGPEGKKIKKDEAINLFKEQGLVLKKEFPTDNYHYGLIFEK